The genomic stretch cagctgaaaaatcctCAGTGATaagttgcatcatttttgtgatcatctcaactgtttggcagaggctcattaaaaaatattttggctggccactcaggtggtggtaaaatacgctagcacaccagagctggaaattcgaatacatcgtattgaatctgagctgtgccatccggctgggctgggcggctatacgaacaacgtttggctgttgttcatacaggtttAGGGAGCcgaagggacctcataactgaggcaattatgacctctgctggctggttaatggcgtctgcacagagtagaggaataatgctgatcagggtgtggctctctgtgcacagggctgattcggctggtgcaggtaagaaaatgcagtcggctactgcacacgggTGGGGGGGGACGtttgtgtcagttcgctctcctgaATCAGGAGCGGGGGTCAGCactagtagagaggaagcataacacaatttgGTAAAAATTGGGCGcgctaaaaaaaaagaaaaagggagaaaatggatgaagacaatatatatatatatatatatatatacacacatcgatcagctgggtgccatctagcaggcacaattggcagtaatgggccaccatgtctgctgggtgggatgactggactaaaagggtgggatgaccggactaaaagggtggggtcttcaaacactgtgtaaggaccctggttagcagatagaggcatcTGTGCAGCATCACGGGCGAAAAGAAGGCGTCCGCTAGGACTGCCCACGGTTCAGGGGAGGCttaaaaaaaaggggagaaaatgtgtaaataaatagaaaaaaattaaaatataaaaatatatattttgtgtgcgctagtaaaaaaatataattgtttgttgttggtatagtcccaaAAAAACTAAGgaatgcaaagaaaaaaattgtaaacattattttcttggtgagaccattaaagggatAACAATGTTTTGAGGTAAAAGAAAAGAATATCGGTCTTAACAGTGTAGGAAGCAATTTTAGCAGATGTTAGAGACTTGagtgttaaaatccaaattatTGTAGCAGTTTCTTTAAATCCTTGATTCTATTGAGTAATTTCTCTGCTACCATTAAGTGCTTCAAAACTgcaaaattagctaaattattaaattgttatttttatacatGCATAGATGTGTTCAAAAATTAATTATCCACCTTGCAACGTACAGAAattaaaggacctgctggtaatgtccaggTTTATAAATCTTTGACTTTCTCTGGATGTCAGAGCTGTTTTAACAGCATATTAGGCAAGTGTTCATAATGTTtcagctcatcagtgtatatagagGATGGATGTACTTActgtttcctattttttaatGACTTAGTGCACAGCAGACATGACGTTAGAATTGAGAATCTGCAGTTCACACTGAATTTGGTCTGTGAGAACACGCCTGCTATGATGATTCCCTTTCCAAAATGAGTTCCAATACTGCTATGGACTGTATTATAGTGTGAAAGGTGTGAAAACGCCTTTAGTGGAACATAAGTAAATGAACATTTGGCTGCTCAGTTTCTTCTTGGCCATGTGTGTTTTGTTGCATCATTAGTCCTTGCACAAGAGAGCTAACTGTTTCTAGAGGTGGAATTTAAATCTGGAATCTATTTCTGCCATCATTCAGCGAAGTAAAGCAGGCCAACATAAAGCTGGAAAATctgaataaatcaattatatacatAGCCAAAACAATAAGCCCTTACAACAGCAAGCCCAGGCTACAGTGCATTAAAGGCCTGTAGAGTTCTGGAACATAATATAACTGATAGATAAAACAAAGCTTGATCTGTACCCACATGATGGAATGAGAAGTCTGGAGCAGAACGAAACTGATCATAATTTAAAACCTAGCACCACATTTGTTAAACATGGTGACATCAGCAAAGTGGCTGCCAGTGCAACTGGAGGACTCATCTTTATTGACATTTAGAGTCAAATTGCCCTAGCAAGAAGAATTTAGAGGTATGCAGCAACATCTTTACTGGGTTCAAACACTTTATACAACAAGATGTTTCTTTCCCTTGAAACCTGCAGAGCATTATCACTAATTGGCAGTGTGTAGTGACATCTAGTAACATGTAACTATCAACAacattgattgttttttttacaatggcACTTGTTaaggggtgggatatattagacataTTTGACAGGAACCAAATTGTGATAGCTAGACatttgggtcagagcatctccaaaatagTAGGTCTTGAAGAACTCAAGCCAGCAGAGGCAATGTGCAATGTGctgctgggaaacctttggTCCTGGCACTCATGAATGTCCTAAGAATCAACCATTCACATCTTCTCTGAGATCagattctctctctcttaaaAGTTGTTTGggataaaaacatctgccaAATATGCAAACCCCTTTTCCAAAAAAATTGAAACTTCCAACTTAACTGTattttataaacaaatttagaaattaAACCCTGCAATAACTGAACACAAATGTAGTAACACACACCAGAAaaggcgccaatccatcacggggCTTTGGCCACCCCCACTTTCTTAGTCATAGCATATATTCAGTAGAACTGCtagggatttaaaccctggatcccagcagtagtgggctagcacagCTTACTGCTAggccatctactgtacatgccTAGTgtggcatcaaattcaaaatttgtttatacatatttacaaattacaatcagctgaaacattaaacGTCATTTCTTTATACTTGTTTTAGTTCATTAAAGGCTTTACCTCaggtttttattgcattttacaaaatgtccttttatagaaatggggtttgtccAACCTCTAATGATCCAAAAAATTAGGGAGTATATGTAACACTGTGGGTCTTTAAAGCTTccttatacagtataaagaTTAATTGCAGTCTTAAATTAAAGCCGACATGCTGATCTTTATCCTAATGTCCACTCATTCATTAAAATACATCTGTGTCACTATACACTTCTAAAACgcactgtatgtatttattttactagcGTGATCTCTCTGCTTCATCATGCAAATGAACTTGCCTCATCGTTGGTCGGATCTAAAACGAGAGCACGGATGGCGTCCCGATTGGCTTCCTCCATGTTGTGTGTTCTGCTGTTAGCTCTAGCACGATTCCCATAGTACTGAGCTTCTCCGGGGTTGTACTTAATAGCAGCTGAAAACCTCTCTGCTGCCTCCTGAAAATGTCTTAATAAATATTCAGTGTTTAATATCTAATATCCAAGTCTTTAAGGAATACGCGAAGtgctttttaaattataaataaagctAAGATGTTGCACTAAAACTTACAGGTTGTTGTAACTGTGCAGTCCCAGTTTGTTGTGAGCAACAGCCAGACGAAGCCAAATTGTAGTGTTTTGGGGGTCCAACTCATCAGCCTGCTGGTAGTCAGCCAAAGCAAAACGCAATTCCTTTTGCTTGAAGAAACAGTCTGGAAACATTTTGGCATTTTGATAAAAATTAGTGGCATATTAGTGGCAAACACCCCACCCAGCATTTCTTCAGGTCTGGCACAGATGTGGGTTAGTAAGACATCACCTGTAGTAAGCAATCCACAAATCTAAAGGTTTTGCATAAGGTTGAAGTCAAGGGTCTGTGATTAAAATAATTTGGCCTGGAGAAACCATTTTAGACTTCAAATCATGTTTTTCCATTCATTTCTAAGTACACTGAAATGCATTGAATGTTCTCCAGCCAAACTGCATTAAGAACTGTTTTACTGTGTCTTTTTTACTCGTACCTCCTCTGTTTATAAACAGCCCACTCTCATCTCTCTGCTTGTTGATGGCCTTAGTCAGAAGCGTGATGGCCTCACTGTAGAAACCCTGGGAGAAGCAGTGGACTGCAAAATCATTGTAAGTGAGCACCAGCTGAGTGTTAGCATCTTTCTCTACATCCTCAAAGTCTTCAGGCTTTTGTCCCTTAGGATGTTTTGGTTCAGTGTTACTGAATTCCACAGCGAGCACCAAGTCCTCTATGGCAGCAGTGAAGTCTTTTAGCCTGCGGTATAGTATCCCTCTGTAGAGATGGAAGATCAAAGAAATACTTCAGCACTTTCTAACCAATTATCAGTCTACCACATCAGTAAAGTTTACCATGAATCATTCTGGCGTTTCCTTTTGCTAAAAATAGAATACTCTAAATAAATGACACTCTAAATCTGTGTAATTTGTCCTTAGAGTTTGTGGTTATGCATTACCAGCATTGTCAGTGGATTTGTTTATGTATACCACACAACCAAATGAAGAATCTCCTGAAACAAAGGAAAGATAGAAAACCCCCAGAACCGGCCAGGACCGGCAATGCACGAGCGGCACCCCAGCTGGTGCTACCCGTGCATTACGTGGATTTACAGGCGAGGTCCGCTCCATCTTGCCATCTCTGGGGCAATCTACTGTCCCAGGGCGGTTCCATCATAAGGCAGAAAAACGCTGAGACACCAAAAATATAGATAAGTATTCTGGCATCACATGCCAGTGAATACCAAACTGGACAGAGCAGTATTATGGTTTCAGAGAAGAGCAGTtttgccaacaaaggagctggcaagtctggGAGGAAGACAccgtaatttatatttatatattatacagtatagatTTATATATTTGCATCTGAAGTTAATTAATCCTTACAAGTGATAGTCTATTAAAAGAAACTGACACAAACATCTGTGCCACGGTGCCCCCTCCACTGGCCAAAATGGTAATAAGGAAGGACACAACTCACTGAATTACTTCAGCAGCTGCCACGTTAAAAGAAAACAGCTAGAATGAAACATTTTTGTATGTCTGTCTCGTCAATGTCCTAATGTTCCTGGTAATTACACATAAGCAACATCTGTGTATATATCTAGAGAACACAATGAAAACTAGTCTGTGAAACAGTCTGGCATGTTTGCATTCATCTTACTAATCACATTAGGACATGCAACCACATAATCTTTACTCCACCACAGTCTTTCTACCCTGTGTACCTATAATAGATTGAATTACACATACTGACATAAGCATAAACACTGTAACTTTCTGTGCTTGTAGACTACACAACCCTGCCATCGAGTCAAATATTAGGTCAGTGGTTTAACTCTGAAGCAATTTGAAATAACATCTAACTCAATATTTTGCTAAATGTAATTGCTAATGATTAGAAAGACATGGAAACCATCAAAACCTATTTAATCTAACGTTAATTCTAAAACGTTGTACTGCTTTTCAGGATTTTGTGGGTTTTCTGTGCTTGAATGAACTGCTTTCTTCCCTTAAATTGTAAAAAGGGAACACTCACTTGTTGAAATTTTCAATTCTTAAATTTTAGTGAAAATTAAGGGAGTGTTTGTAAAAAATAGAAGCCTATTTTTCCGTTTTGCACAGTTTCAGTGGTAAATTGTGTTTAATAGAAATCATCTCACCTAAAAAGGTAATATTGAGCCTTTTCAGGGTTGTGTTCTAGAGCAGTGGTGATCTTGCTCAGAGAATCAGACAGCTCTCCCGCTACAGCTTTGGTCACTGCCTGCTGTCGACAGCTTTGGGCTACCTGCTCCAGTTTCATCAACAGGGTCTGCGCCTCTGGACAGTTCGGGTTCAGCTTCAGAGCTGCCTTCAGGTCATAGTAACACAGCATGGCCTAAAAACAGTAACCCTCATTTTAACTTCATAACTTTTCATTTAGAAGATTGGTTTAAACTGAAATATGTTTAATTCCATTGTGAAGCCGGTGTTCTAACCTGATTAAGTTGATGGTACGAGCGTGCTCTAAAAGTAAAGAGATCAGATGATGGGGTGCCCTTCTCTATCCAGTTAGTGGCCAGACAAATGCAGTCTATGTAACGACCAAGTGCACTCAGACATGCCaagctgttaaaaaaaaaatagatatatatttatacactatCAAATAGGGACTTCTGTACCTTTGCCCATAACTCTGGCAAATGTTGATCAGTTTTTAAAATTCAGAATCAAATTTGccctctcccaggaccactacagagcaggtgttatttgggtggtggatcattctcagcactgcagtgacactgacatggtggtggtgtgttagtgtgtgttgtgctggtatgactggataagatacagtaatgctgctggagtttttaaacacatcactgtcactgctggactgagaatagttcaccaaccaaaaatatgtcctgtgaccactgatgaaggtctagaagatgaccaactaaaacagcagcaatagatgagcgatcatctcagattttacatctacaaggagtgactaatggagtggacagtgagtggacacggtatttaaataagtctgtgtcacaacacacactaacacaccaccaccatgtcattgtaactacagttctgagaatcatccaccacctaaataatacctgctctgtggtggtcatgcaGGGGTcaggtgggggtcctgaccattgaagaacagggtaaaagcaggctaaaaaagtatgtaaataaatagatggacaatcagtaattgtagaacttcaaagtgtttctatatggtaagtgaagctgataaaatggacagtgagtgtaccacacacacaatccacCTCGGCTTGTgtaaaaccagagctccctCTGCTGGTAGATAAGATCCACACCACATAAAAATCAGTCATGCTGCAATTCTATTTAAGTTTGCTCTGTGTACTCTGTTTTTTTCACCctttaaaacatgcagaaggtggattggcgtGTCTAAATTGGCCCTGGGTGTAAATAGGAGAGCAAAaggggtgagtgtgtgatgccctgtgattaCTAAACCCTGTGCGTGATGTGTTTTTCAGACCCGCCCAGTGAAAATTTATAAATGATTGTACAGCAATCTATCTCTTTAAAAGTAATGCAAGCTGTAGTGGTGTCAGTAGTTTAAAagcagatggacttcagtcagtactgACCGTCTCATGTGATAAGGCTGAAAATTGGGCCTTAGTTCAGCTGCCTTGGTAAAAGATGTCAAAGCCTCCAAGAACATCCCCTGGTCAAAACAACACTGTCCCTATTGGTACAGAAAAGAGTCAGACTTACAATTTATGACTAAAAGATTAGGGACAATCCTCTTAAATATTGAGTTTTGGCCATACCTATTGCtaacatatatataaaataaacatatgcCTTCAGCTTTGTGAAAAAAGTCTGGAGAAACTCCAGAAACCTGCACAGACATATGACCTCAACCCCAGTAAACAcccttggaatgaactggaatttCGATAATTAGCCAGATCATTTTGTCCAAAATTAGTCCACTGCCTTACAAACGGTCTTTTGATggaataataatacattttcacacacactccaaatgTTTGTTCTTATACAGCCACATAAGAAagcaactttatattaatgtacATGAATGGTATGTCCAAAAAGCTCAAAGTCAGGTGTCTTTATACATTTGGCTATATaataaagttgaattgaattgaattgaattgaatatattgttttaatttaaatcaCCATCACAGTCTGTACACTGATATCATGTGTGTTTAATTCGATGATGCTAGATGTTGTTAATCATTCACTCAGGTCACCTGCAGATAATAAATGAAAGCAAGGCGGTGCAGATAGGCTGTGATCTGTGGTTCCATGTTGCAGACATGCTTGTAGTCTAGGGCTGCAGACTTGAAGTCACATAGCTGAATATAGGCCTCTGCTCTTTCTAAATACAGCTGTGTCTGCACATAGGATATACAAATTTACTAATGTATTTTAGTACATTACTATAGAAAACCAGCATGTAAATATTTTCTGTCGTTTACCTGCTTAGGTTGCAGCATTATGGCCTTAGTGAAGCAGGTAACAGCCCTCTCATACTGTGATTGACCCATAGACTCGATGCCCACTTGATAACTGCAAAATATACCATCCAGGTCAGTCTAATGTAACTGCAAGAAGAACTGAAGATGTCTTTGAAAACAAAAAACTTACTGAgtgtttgctttattttttacaataacATCACTACACAAATTTGATCTGTCCAGCTTGAATTCTGAAGTCTGAAAAACACTGCTGGAGTCAAAGAGTTTTTGTGGGGCAGCTTCTCTAGAAGATGTGATCTTTCTCTCTGATTCAGTTGAGCCCACcacctttaaaaaataaataaatataaatatgacaTAATTCTTTATATTCTAataatatattgttattatttaataaataactgaattcattcatttattttcttatctgcttatccaATAGGATCACGGGAAGGGGGGGGaggttgctggagtttttcaatgggtgcaaggcacacagtaacaccctggacgggacgccagtccatcgcagggcagacacagacacacacacacacacacacacacacacacacacacacacattcacctatagggcaattcagtgtcaccaattaacctgactgcatgtttttggactgtggggagaAACCGGAGATcacggaagaaacccacgcagacacggggagaacatgcaaactccacacaggggatcaaacccaggaccttcttgctgtgaggcgacagtgctacccactaagccactgtgcagCCCTAAAAAACTTAAAAGAAGTAAAACATTGATCCTTCAGTGATGTGTGTAGGCAAGATGTCACAACTGGAAAATCAGTAGGGGTGTGTTCTCCTACTGACCAAGAACATGAAGAAGGTGGACTTGCCACTACAAAAATGGTTGtgaagtgtgaatgtgtgagtgattgATTAAGTGAGTGGCCAATGTTGCTGGGTGATGCCAGACCAGTTGAAACTATTTGAACGTTTTGAATGTTAAACCATTTTATAGCAAAAAATAAAAGcct from Trichomycterus rosablanca isolate fTriRos1 chromosome 21, fTriRos1.hap1, whole genome shotgun sequence encodes the following:
- the LOC134335214 gene encoding tetratricopeptide repeat protein 16 isoform X2; translated protein: MNMNKTNSSEVVGSTESERKITSSREAAPQKLFDSSSVFQTSEFKLDRSNLCSDVIVKNKANTHYQVGIESMGQSQYERAVTCFTKAIMLQPKQTQLYLERAEAYIQLCDFKSAALDYKHVCNMEPQITAYLHRLAFIYYLQGQCCFDQGMFLEALTSFTKAAELRPNFQPYHMRRLACLSALGRYIDCICLATNWIEKGTPSSDLFTFRARSYHQLNQAALKLNPNCPEAQTLLMKLEQVAQSCRQQAVTKAVAGELSDSLSKITTALEHNPEKAQYYLFRGILYRRLKDFTAAIEDLVLAVEFSNTEPKHPKGQKPEDFEDVEKDANTQLVLTYNDFAVHCFSQGFYSEAITLLTKAINKQRDESGLFINRGDCFFKQKELRFALADYQQADELDPQNTTIWLRLAVAHNKLGLHSYNNLHFQEAAERFSAAIKYNPGEAQYYGNRARANSRTHNMEEANRDAIRALVLDPTNDELVALVLQLFPGCFPSDVLSSGTAQMLKAQLMEQIQNWKLVGSPQSSLSNNFARMDIRHDSHSQSETDSKSPTSVKDVKIKSKKSVSSKDTVVSKEKVTSTVKKLLHKRESLSYTGPRLAPLCPPEKMKSVAGSTERPYSWKNFKGLGLNC
- the LOC134335214 gene encoding tetratricopeptide repeat protein 16 isoform X1, with protein sequence MNMNKTNSSEVVGSTESERKITSSREAAPQKLFDSSSVFQTSEFKLDRSNLCSDVIVKNKANTHYQVGIESMGQSQYERAVTCFTKAIMLQPKQTQLYLERAEAYIQLCDFKSAALDYKHVCNMEPQITAYLHRLAFIYYLQGQCCFDQGMFLEALTSFTKAAELRPNFQPYHMRRLACLSALGRYIDCICLATNWIEKGTPSSDLFTFRARSYHQLNQAMLCYYDLKAALKLNPNCPEAQTLLMKLEQVAQSCRQQAVTKAVAGELSDSLSKITTALEHNPEKAQYYLFRGILYRRLKDFTAAIEDLVLAVEFSNTEPKHPKGQKPEDFEDVEKDANTQLVLTYNDFAVHCFSQGFYSEAITLLTKAINKQRDESGLFINRGDCFFKQKELRFALADYQQADELDPQNTTIWLRLAVAHNKLGLHSYNNLHFQEAAERFSAAIKYNPGEAQYYGNRARANSRTHNMEEANRDAIRALVLDPTNDELVALVLQLFPGCFPSDVLSSGTAQMLKAQLMEQIQNWKLVGSPQSSLSNNFARMDIRHDSHSQSETDSKSPTSVKDVKIKSKKSVSSKDTVVSKEKVTSTVKKLLHKRESLSYTGPRLAPLCPPEKMKSVAGSTERPYSWKNFKGLGLNC